Below is a window of Stappia sp. DNA.
GCTGCTGTCGCGCGTGGAAGCCGCCCACGACGGCGCCAACGTCGTGATCCTGGATGCCTGCCGCAACACCGCGCTGACGCGCTCGGCCGGCAATGCGGGGGGCTTTGCGCTGCTGCAATCGACGCCGCGCGGGAGTTTCATCTCCTTCGCCACCGCACCGGGCAGCGTGGCGGCCGATGGCGCCGGGCTCAACAGCCCCTATACGGCGGCCATCGCGGCCGAACTGCTCGCCCCCGGCGCGACCGTGGAGGCGGTGTTCAAGGCCGTGCGCCGGCGCGTGGTGGAAGAGACCGGGGGCGCGCAGGTGCCCTGGGACCATTCCTCGCTGACCGCCGACGTCGTCTTCCTGCCGGGCGGCGTCGCGACCGCGCCGGACGCCCGGGCCCCGGCGCAGACCTCCGACGTTCAGCTCGAACTGCAACTGTGGAACGACGTGAAGGACAGCGGCGACGCGGATCAGATCCGCGCCTATCTCGCCCGCTTTCCCGACGGCACCTTCGCGGCCCTTGCCCGCGACCGGCTGGCGGCGGCCGAGGCCGGCGGCGCCGGCGAGGTCGAGCGCCTGTTCGCCCGGCTCGCCAGCCGCTCGCTGCTCGTCGAGACACCGACTCGGCCGCACGAGTTCTATTCCAACGCACGGCTGCGCGAGATCCGGGGCGATTATCCCAAGGCCCGGCAGGATTATCTCAAGTACTTCGCCTTCGGCATGCCGCAGGTCGACCCGCATCTGCGCTTTCAGGCGGTGCTGAAGATCCAGGAAGGCCCGGCCGGCGCCCGCGAGGTCTACCGCGCGCTGTCGCAGGGCCGCCAGGACCCGACGACGCTCTTCGCCGAGATCCTGCTCGCCGAGCGCGAGGAGCGGGTGCGCCGGCTGAGCGCCTTTCTCGAGGCCCATCCCGACTTCACGCCGGCGGCCTATGCGCTGTCGCAGGACTACAGCCAGGCCCGCCTCGGCCAACAGACCACCGCCGACAAGACGCGCGAGAAGGCGCTGCTCGAACGCTTCATGACGGGCGTCGAGGAGGGGCGGTTCCTCGGCTATTTCATCGACCAGCAGATGGCGGCGGAGCAGATCGAGGACGCCAAGAGCCGGCTCGCCGCCCTGTCGACGCTCAACACGGCGGCCATCGCCAATCCGGTGACACTCAACGCCATGCGCTCCAATCAGGGCTGGATGCTGACGCTCGCCATCGCCGACCGGGCGCAGGAGGTGTTCGTCCAGTTGCCCGGCGAGGAGATGCGCTCCACCGGCTTCGTGCCCGGCGCCGTCGATCCCACGACCGGGCAGCCGGTGCCCTATCCGATGATCGAGCTTCCAGGCTCCGTGGGCGACACGGAGATCGCGGTGAGCTACCGCGACATCCGCGGGCAGATGCAGGGGCCGTTTCCCGTGACCTTCACCCCGGCGGGCGCGCTCATCGCGGGCCAGAAGGACATTCTGGAGCGTCTGTCCACCGGCTGGCTGTCGTTTCAGGACTGGGACGACCGGCGGCTTGTCTATTTCACGCATCTGATCAGCTACCGCTGCGCCATCGAGGAAGTGCGCTACGGCTATGACACCGACACGCCCGACCGGGTGTTCGAGATCGGCCCCTGCGACCCGGACAATCCGCATGCGATCCCGCGCAGCGGGCCGGGCTCCACGGTTCATGCGGACATTGCGAAGTCGGTCGGCTATGTGAGCGTCCAGCTCACCTATCGCGACGGGACGCAGTCCGACATCAAGCGCTTCGACACGCCGCAATGACCGCAAACCCCGCCTCATGATCCCGCGTCCGCCGCGCGGCGTCGGCCGCGCGCAGATGCTGGTCGCCGCCCTGCTCGCCAGCCTTGTCGCCCTCGCCGTCGGACATCGGCTCGATCCCGCGCTTGGCGACCGCGCGCTGGCGCTCGCGCCGACGCCGGACGCTCAGGTGCGCGACAAGATCGCCGTGCTGACGATCACCGAGGACACGCTCGCCGGCTTCGCCTATCGCTCGCCCATCGACCGGGGCTTTCTCGCTGACCTGATCCTGCGCCTCGATGCCGCCGGCGCACGGGCCATCGGCCTCGACATCCTGCTCGACCAGCCGAGCGACCCGGCGAAGGACGCGCATCTGATCGCCGCGCTGGAGACGGTCGCGACACCGGTGGTGCTGGCGCGCGCCGACACGGACGACGGGTTGAGCGCGCGGCAGGCCGCCTACCTTGCCGATGGGCTCGCGGGGCGGACGAGCGGCTGGATCGCGCTGGAGCGCGACGAGGTCGACGGCATCGTCCGCCACCTGCCCCGTCCGCGAGGGCCTCACGGCACGCAGACGCCAAGCTTCGCGGAGGCACTCGTCGGCACGCCGCCGGCCCTTCCGGCGCCGGAGCGGGCGGGCCGTATCCTCTACTCGCACGGGTCGGACGGGGCCCCGGCCTTCGCCACCTATCCGGCCCACACCGCCGCCCTGCTGCCCGATGTCTGGTTCGCCGACAGGATCGTGCTGATCGGCACCGATCTGCCCACAATCGACCGGCATCCGACACCCCTCGTGGCGACCCGGGGCGCGCAAGCCGGCAGCCTGCCCGGCGTGACGATCCATGCCCATTTGACCGCACAGCATCTCGCGGGACTGACGCTGCCGACCCCGCCGCCGGGCCTGTCGCTCGCGCTCACCCTTGCCGTGGCGCTTTTGGTGGCGGGCGTCGGGCGCACCGCCCGCCCCGCGTGGCTGTGGCTCGGCGGTCTTGCCGGGCTTGCAGCCTATGCCGCCGGTGCCGCCGGGCTGATCCGCGCGGGCGTGATGCTGCCGCCGCTCGCCGGTCCGCCGCTTGCTGGCCTTGCGACCGCGCTGCTTCTCGGGCTCGCGCGCTGGCGCGCCGAGCGGGCGGAGCGCGCGTTTCTGCAGGACGCCTTCGCCCGTTATGTGAGTCCGGCGGTGGTCTCGCGGATCGCCAGCGGCCGGCTGTCGCTCGCGCTCGGCGGCGAAACGCGCGAGGTCACCTATGTCTTCACCGATCTGGAAGGGTTCACGACGCTCGCCGAAACCCTCCCGCCGCAGGAGGTCGGCCGGGTGCTCAACGGCTATCTCGACGGTCTGTGCGACAGGATGACCGCACATGGCGCGACCATCGACAAGATCGTCGGCGACGCGGTGATCGGCTTCTTCGGCGCGCCCGACGACGATCCCGATCAGGCCGCCCATGCGGTGCGCCTCGCGCTGGCGCTCGACGCCTTCTCGCAAGACCACCGGAAAGCCCTCGCGACGGAAGGGCTCACCCTCGGCGTGACCCGCATCGGCGTGCACAAGGGGCCGGCCATCGTCGGCAATTTCGGCGGCGCCCGCTTCTTCGATTACACCGGCCTCGGCGACACGGTGAACACCGCCGCGCGGCTCGAAGGCGCCAACAAGGCGCTCGGCACGCGCCTGCTCGTCAGCGAGACGGTCGCCGCCGCCTGCGCCGGCGATCAGATCCTGCGCCCCGCAGCCCGCCTCCTGCTCAAGGGCCGCTCGACGCCGCTCGCCTGTTTCGAGCCGCTTGCCCCGGACGCGGCAAGCGCCGGCTGGCTCGCCGCCTATCGCGCGGCCTATGCCAGCCTCGACACCGATCCCGACGCGGCCGCGCGGGCCTTGGAGACCCTTCTGGCGGAGCGCCCCGACGATCCGCTGGCGCGGTTCCATCTCGCCCGCTTGCACGCCGGGGCAAGGGGCGCGACAGTGACCCTCGAAAGCAAATAAGGATGCCGCGCGTGGATACACGGCCCACTTCGCAAACCGCGCATCGCCCGTCGCCGCGCCGGGCACCGCATGCCGTCGTCCTGGCGTTGGGTCTGACGTTGGGTCTGACGTTGGGTCTGGCGATCTGCGCGCTGACGCCGTCGCCGGCGCGCGCCGCCGATTTCGTCGTGGCCGCCGCAAGTGCCGTGCCCGAGACTTACGCGCCGGGCACGGAGCTCACCGCCGATGCAACGCTCGACCTGCCCGCCGGGGCCAGACTGACGCTGATCGCCCGCGACGGGCGCATGATCACGCTCACCGGGCCGCATCAGGGCCCTGCCGCGACACCCGGGGACGGCGCCGCCCCGGGCACGCCGCGCGGCGGACTGCTATCCGGACTGAAGGGCCTGCTCGCCGGCGAGACGGCCCGCTCCAGCGTGCTCGGCGCGGCGCGCGCCGATGCCGGCGACCTGCCGCCGCCGCCCGGCCTGTGGCACATGAGCGCCGACAGTTCGGGTCCGCGCTGCGCCCGCCCGGAAAGCTTCCTGCTGTGGCGACGCGAGGCGGCGCACGCCGTCTCCGTCACGCTGCGCTCGGACAACGCCCGCCATGCGGATCTCGTCTGGCCGGCCGGGGACAACGATCTGGCGCTGCCCCGCGACACGCTCGCCGGGGACGGTCGCCTGCTGGTCTCGCTCGACGGCACGATGCGGGACTTTCAGGTCGCCTTGCGCCCGGCGGACCTCGCCGGCGCCGCGCCGGGCGCGCTGCTCG
It encodes the following:
- a CDS encoding caspase family protein, giving the protein MTAHPPLRSRSRRPHWPARVAARLVLFLALAVVLGAGPAMAARHALVIGNANYDSDTLSPLANPGNDAALIADTLERAGFEVTLVLDADLRDMKRAVRDFTDTLSAAGDDTLAALYYSGHGFQAGGKNYLAPLGADLRDEVDAEFEALSVDWLLSRVEAAHDGANVVILDACRNTALTRSAGNAGGFALLQSTPRGSFISFATAPGSVAADGAGLNSPYTAAIAAELLAPGATVEAVFKAVRRRVVEETGGAQVPWDHSSLTADVVFLPGGVATAPDARAPAQTSDVQLELQLWNDVKDSGDADQIRAYLARFPDGTFAALARDRLAAAEAGGAGEVERLFARLASRSLLVETPTRPHEFYSNARLREIRGDYPKARQDYLKYFAFGMPQVDPHLRFQAVLKIQEGPAGAREVYRALSQGRQDPTTLFAEILLAEREERVRRLSAFLEAHPDFTPAAYALSQDYSQARLGQQTTADKTREKALLERFMTGVEEGRFLGYFIDQQMAAEQIEDAKSRLAALSTLNTAAIANPVTLNAMRSNQGWMLTLAIADRAQEVFVQLPGEEMRSTGFVPGAVDPTTGQPVPYPMIELPGSVGDTEIAVSYRDIRGQMQGPFPVTFTPAGALIAGQKDILERLSTGWLSFQDWDDRRLVYFTHLISYRCAIEEVRYGYDTDTPDRVFEIGPCDPDNPHAIPRSGPGSTVHADIAKSVGYVSVQLTYRDGTQSDIKRFDTPQ
- a CDS encoding adenylate/guanylate cyclase domain-containing protein, translating into MIPRPPRGVGRAQMLVAALLASLVALAVGHRLDPALGDRALALAPTPDAQVRDKIAVLTITEDTLAGFAYRSPIDRGFLADLILRLDAAGARAIGLDILLDQPSDPAKDAHLIAALETVATPVVLARADTDDGLSARQAAYLADGLAGRTSGWIALERDEVDGIVRHLPRPRGPHGTQTPSFAEALVGTPPALPAPERAGRILYSHGSDGAPAFATYPAHTAALLPDVWFADRIVLIGTDLPTIDRHPTPLVATRGAQAGSLPGVTIHAHLTAQHLAGLTLPTPPPGLSLALTLAVALLVAGVGRTARPAWLWLGGLAGLAAYAAGAAGLIRAGVMLPPLAGPPLAGLATALLLGLARWRAERAERAFLQDAFARYVSPAVVSRIASGRLSLALGGETREVTYVFTDLEGFTTLAETLPPQEVGRVLNGYLDGLCDRMTAHGATIDKIVGDAVIGFFGAPDDDPDQAAHAVRLALALDAFSQDHRKALATEGLTLGVTRIGVHKGPAIVGNFGGARFFDYTGLGDTVNTAARLEGANKALGTRLLVSETVAAACAGDQILRPAARLLLKGRSTPLACFEPLAPDAASAGWLAAYRAAYASLDTDPDAAARALETLLAERPDDPLARFHLARLHAGARGATVTLESK